In Leptospiraceae bacterium, one DNA window encodes the following:
- a CDS encoding MBOAT family protein, which yields MLFNSLHFLIFFPLVIILTHFLKKKEGLLRIFLLIASLYFYMVWNVYFIFLLLLSIVIDYFIAIEIQKSENEIKRKILLVASLFANLGLLCYFKYTNFLLGAFNDLNFFNSFRFPLYSIILPVGISFYTFQSMSYSIDVYRRQIEARKSFIDFALYVSFFPQLVAGPIVRAQTFFRDLDNRLPVKMEDIKISFARILLGFTKKIVFADNMAIQVDLVFKNYSEFSSIEIWTGSLLFAWQIYYDFAGYTDIAIGVARLFGFQFDKNFHFPYAASNINDYWAKWHISFITWIRDYIFIPLGGSRGSKLMVYRNILITFLFAGIWHGASYHFVLWGVWNGVFVSIHREYSKTKVREFLVTKGGAVYEWFCRLLLIFFLGVSAIFFRAEDMTKGWEMLHRMFAMSDNVSFAGRYQNSNFAILLFICYFAGIYFSKRPLETLVKKPVALTLFLIANFLMLLAFGITESQSFIYFAF from the coding sequence ATGCTCTTCAATTCGTTACACTTTCTAATATTTTTTCCTCTTGTAATCATTCTTACGCATTTTTTAAAAAAGAAGGAAGGTCTTCTTAGAATATTTTTATTAATTGCGAGCTTGTACTTCTACATGGTTTGGAATGTGTATTTTATATTTTTACTTTTACTTTCCATAGTCATAGATTATTTTATTGCAATAGAAATTCAAAAATCTGAAAACGAAATAAAAAGAAAGATTCTACTTGTAGCGTCTCTTTTTGCCAATCTTGGGCTATTGTGTTATTTTAAATATACCAATTTTCTTTTAGGTGCTTTTAACGATTTGAATTTTTTCAATTCATTTCGTTTTCCTTTGTATTCTATCATTCTCCCTGTGGGAATTTCTTTTTATACATTTCAATCCATGAGTTACAGTATTGATGTGTATAGAAGACAAATCGAAGCGAGAAAGTCTTTTATAGATTTTGCTTTATACGTTTCTTTTTTTCCTCAATTGGTTGCTGGTCCTATTGTAAGAGCACAAACCTTCTTTAGAGACTTGGACAACAGACTCCCCGTAAAAATGGAAGATATAAAGATTTCATTTGCAAGGATACTACTCGGATTTACAAAAAAAATCGTATTTGCAGACAACATGGCAATTCAAGTTGACTTGGTTTTTAAAAATTATTCCGAGTTTAGCTCTATAGAAATTTGGACAGGCTCACTTTTATTTGCATGGCAGATCTATTATGACTTTGCGGGATACACAGATATAGCCATTGGCGTAGCAAGGTTATTTGGTTTTCAATTCGACAAGAACTTTCATTTTCCTTACGCTGCATCTAATATAAACGATTATTGGGCTAAGTGGCACATTTCTTTTATTACTTGGATACGCGATTATATATTTATCCCTCTCGGTGGCTCCAGAGGAAGTAAGCTTATGGTGTATAGAAATATTTTAATTACTTTTCTATTTGCTGGAATCTGGCATGGTGCAAGTTACCACTTTGTACTTTGGGGAGTGTGGAATGGAGTATTTGTAAGCATCCACAGAGAATACTCAAAGACCAAGGTTCGAGAATTTCTAGTAACAAAAGGTGGTGCAGTCTATGAATGGTTTTGCCGACTGTTACTAATATTTTTTCTTGGAGTGAGTGCAATATTTTTTAGAGCCGAAGATATGACAAAAGGCTGGGAAATGCTTCACAGAATGTTTGCAATGTCGGATAACGTATCTTTTGCTGGCAGATACCAAAATTCTAATTTTGCAATTCTACTTTTTATTTGTTATTTTGCTGGAATTTATTTTTCTAAAAGACCGCTTGAGACTCTTGTAAAAAAACCTGTAGCCTTGACTCTTTTTCTAATAGCTAATTTTCTTATGCTTCTTGCTTTTGGAATTACAGAGAGTCAGAGTTTTATATATTTTGCATTTTAA
- a CDS encoding bifunctional 3,4-dihydroxy-2-butanone-4-phosphate synthase/GTP cyclohydrolase II — protein sequence MSNPIEKAILDIQAGKMIVLVDSEDRENEGDLVIAAEFANKEIINFMATHGRGLVCVPMTSDRLEKLGLGRMVQTSDHQGTAFTVSVDAKHGITTGISAGDRAKTIEVLLDDKSSKEDLVRPGHIFPLEAVKGGVLRRAGHTEASTDLCILAGLKPASVICEIMNADGTMARMKDLEEFVKIHNLNIYSIEELIRYKRKNEKLIRLEAEARLPTEYGEFQVKAYSTIVDDKIHVALVKGNISKEKPVLVRVHSECLTGDIFMSCRCDCGPQLHSALEAIEKEGSGILLYMRQEGRGIGLINKLKAYTFQDTGLDTVEANEKLGFAPDLRDYGIGAQILKDLGVEKMRLMTNNPRKIVGLEGYGLSITDRVPLEIPSVSENEKYLNTKKNKLGHLLGIK from the coding sequence ATGTCAAACCCTATTGAAAAAGCAATTTTAGATATTCAAGCAGGTAAAATGATTGTACTCGTTGACTCTGAGGATAGAGAAAACGAAGGAGACCTTGTAATTGCAGCAGAATTTGCAAATAAAGAAATAATCAATTTTATGGCGACTCACGGGCGTGGGCTTGTATGTGTTCCCATGACATCAGATAGGCTAGAAAAATTAGGTCTGGGTAGAATGGTTCAGACAAGCGACCACCAAGGAACGGCTTTTACTGTTTCTGTTGACGCTAAACACGGGATCACTACAGGGATTTCTGCGGGCGATAGGGCAAAGACAATTGAAGTTTTATTAGACGACAAGTCATCAAAAGAGGATCTTGTGCGACCTGGGCATATTTTTCCTTTGGAAGCTGTCAAGGGAGGAGTTCTTAGACGTGCAGGGCATACCGAGGCTTCTACCGATTTGTGTATCTTGGCAGGGCTGAAACCCGCATCCGTAATTTGTGAAATAATGAATGCTGATGGAACGATGGCTCGGATGAAAGACCTGGAAGAGTTTGTAAAAATCCATAATCTAAATATTTATTCTATTGAAGAATTGATTCGCTACAAAAGGAAAAATGAAAAACTAATTCGTCTGGAAGCTGAGGCAAGACTTCCCACGGAATATGGAGAGTTTCAAGTCAAAGCCTATTCTACAATTGTGGATGACAAAATCCACGTAGCTCTGGTGAAAGGCAATATTTCAAAAGAAAAACCTGTACTTGTTCGGGTGCATTCTGAATGTTTGACTGGAGATATTTTTATGAGTTGTCGTTGCGATTGCGGCCCACAGCTACACAGTGCACTTGAAGCTATTGAAAAAGAGGGGAGTGGAATTTTATTGTATATGAGGCAGGAAGGCAGGGGGATTGGTCTTATAAATAAACTAAAAGCCTACACTTTTCAAGATACCGGTTTAGACACGGTAGAGGCAAATGAAAAATTGGGTTTTGCCCCCGATTTAAGAGATTATGGAATTGGGGCTCAGATTTTAAAAGATTTGGGAGTGGAGAAAATGAGGCTTATGACAAACAATCCGAGAAAAATTGTAGGTCTCGAAGGATATGGACTTTCTATTACAGACAGAGTTCCTTTGGAAATTCCGTCTGTATCCGAAAATGAAAAATACTTGAATACAAAAAAAAATAAATTGGGGCACTTACTCGGAATCAAATAA
- a CDS encoding STAS domain-containing protein, whose translation MELKLNTVGKTKVIEIYGKFDIESTEEFESIFNKQLELKPETLAIDMNKLDYIDSSGIGSLIKSLNNIKNQKGKLILVGLKPMILNVFKLAKLDMFFQIMSNEDFKLKFENE comes from the coding sequence ATGGAATTAAAATTAAACACAGTTGGTAAAACGAAAGTAATTGAAATCTATGGAAAATTTGATATAGAATCTACAGAAGAGTTTGAATCCATTTTCAACAAGCAATTAGAATTAAAACCGGAGACGCTTGCAATAGACATGAATAAATTGGACTATATTGATTCTTCTGGAATCGGCTCACTTATTAAATCTCTGAACAATATAAAAAATCAAAAAGGAAAACTGATTCTTGTAGGCTTAAAACCCATGATACTCAATGTTTTCAAATTAGCCAAATTAGATATGTTTTTTCAAATCATGTCAAACGAAGATTTCAAATTAAAATTTGAAAACGAATAA
- a CDS encoding glucosidase gives MNKKVVKKNTEVERLTEPSNLPFQKWKRWGPYVSERSWGTVREDYSYNGNAWDYFPHDHARSRAYRWGEDGIAGFCDRYQLLVFSHSFWNGKDPILKERLFGLSHDEGNHGEDVKEIYYYLDGLPTYSYCKYLYKYPQNEYPYNELIQENKKRGLADDEYEIIDSGVFDNNEYFDIFIEYAKPDYEDICVRIEVCNRSEHEAEIHVIPQIFFRNQWSWTKQTERPFLKLDPSNNRILIDDNEAISMPNLSFDYKLGRWYLYSQEGGEFLFTDNDTNTERLYGISSLSKYTKDAFHRKIVNGEDSTNPKLTGTKACVHFKNVVISGKESKVFYLRLTNSDLIKPFHNIEEVFIHKRKEADDYYNSIHPKKSTNDEKRIQRQALAGMLLSKQIYLFDVKKWLDGDDPNFPPPSQRRRIRNFKWPHLNSMRILTIPDKWEYPWFAAWDLAFQTIPLALVDIGSAKDQLWLLLFEQFQHPNGQIPAYEWEYSDLNPPVHAYAVLRVYNMEKEKTGKGDRLFLEKCFHKLLINFAWWVNRVDSGDNNIFEGGFLGLDNITVVDRSSVMPGGAVLEQSDATGWMGMFCLNLMKIALELARENRSYEWLATKFFQHFAYISSAMKHMGGREHEHQLWDEADGFFYDVLRYPNGRYEKFRVRSLVGLIPMFATEILTSEELDRFPNFKTNFFWFLENRKEISEECVTEIHSSEKREFLLTTVNQRQLSRLLHKVGHKNEFKSDFGLRSLSKFHELNPFIHGGEKIGYEPGVSHIMLKGGNSNWRGPVWFPTSFMMIESLKKLSHFYEDKLKIPIHGEEKTLYEIAKDLSDSLINIFKTNPEGKRAVFGNSKKFQEDVHFKDYILFYEYFHAETGQGLGASHQTGWTGLIASIIDEWRK, from the coding sequence ATGAATAAAAAAGTTGTTAAAAAGAATACTGAAGTAGAAAGACTTACCGAGCCGTCCAATTTACCTTTTCAGAAATGGAAAAGATGGGGACCTTATGTTTCAGAGAGATCTTGGGGAACTGTTAGAGAAGATTATTCATATAACGGAAATGCGTGGGATTATTTTCCACACGACCATGCGAGATCCAGAGCCTACAGGTGGGGAGAAGACGGAATTGCTGGTTTTTGCGACAGATACCAACTATTGGTTTTTAGCCACTCATTTTGGAACGGCAAAGACCCTATTTTAAAAGAGAGGTTATTCGGGTTGTCCCACGATGAAGGCAATCACGGTGAGGACGTTAAAGAGATTTATTATTATTTAGATGGACTTCCTACTTACTCTTATTGCAAATACCTATACAAGTATCCTCAAAATGAATACCCGTACAACGAGCTTATACAGGAAAACAAAAAAAGAGGGTTAGCTGACGACGAGTATGAAATTATAGATTCGGGAGTATTTGACAATAATGAGTATTTTGATATTTTTATAGAATACGCAAAACCTGATTATGAAGATATTTGTGTTCGGATCGAAGTCTGCAATCGATCGGAGCACGAAGCAGAAATTCATGTAATTCCGCAGATTTTTTTTAGAAACCAATGGTCTTGGACTAAGCAAACAGAAAGGCCTTTTTTAAAGCTAGACCCATCCAATAATCGAATTTTAATTGATGACAATGAAGCCATTTCAATGCCGAATCTTTCTTTTGATTACAAGCTCGGTAGGTGGTATTTGTATTCACAAGAAGGGGGAGAATTTTTATTCACGGACAACGATACAAATACAGAAAGGCTCTATGGGATTAGCTCACTTTCAAAATACACCAAAGACGCATTTCACAGAAAGATTGTAAACGGAGAAGATTCAACAAATCCAAAACTCACCGGAACAAAAGCCTGTGTTCATTTTAAAAATGTGGTAATTTCAGGAAAAGAATCCAAGGTATTTTATTTGAGACTTACAAATTCTGATTTAATAAAACCTTTTCACAATATCGAAGAAGTTTTTATTCACAAAAGAAAAGAAGCAGATGATTACTACAATTCTATTCACCCGAAAAAATCCACAAACGATGAAAAAAGAATTCAAAGGCAAGCTCTTGCAGGAATGCTTTTATCTAAACAGATTTATTTATTTGATGTAAAAAAATGGTTGGATGGAGATGACCCAAATTTTCCTCCACCTTCTCAAAGAAGAAGAATTCGTAATTTCAAATGGCCTCACTTGAATTCCATGAGAATTCTGACAATTCCAGACAAATGGGAATACCCTTGGTTTGCAGCCTGGGATCTTGCATTTCAGACAATTCCACTTGCACTTGTTGACATAGGGTCTGCTAAGGATCAGCTTTGGCTTTTACTGTTTGAGCAATTTCAACACCCCAACGGACAGATCCCAGCTTATGAATGGGAGTATTCAGACTTAAACCCACCAGTGCACGCTTACGCTGTACTGAGAGTTTATAATATGGAGAAAGAAAAAACTGGAAAAGGGGATAGATTATTTTTAGAGAAATGTTTTCATAAGTTGCTTATCAATTTTGCTTGGTGGGTCAACAGGGTGGATAGCGGGGATAATAATATTTTTGAAGGTGGGTTTCTCGGATTGGACAATATCACCGTAGTTGATAGAAGCTCGGTTATGCCTGGTGGTGCTGTTCTTGAACAATCGGATGCTACAGGCTGGATGGGTATGTTTTGTTTGAATCTTATGAAGATTGCCTTAGAGCTTGCGAGAGAAAATAGATCTTACGAGTGGTTGGCGACAAAATTTTTCCAACACTTTGCTTATATCAGCTCTGCCATGAAGCACATGGGGGGTAGGGAGCATGAACACCAACTCTGGGATGAAGCAGATGGTTTTTTTTATGATGTGCTTCGTTACCCAAACGGTAGATACGAAAAATTTCGAGTTCGCTCTTTAGTGGGGTTAATTCCTATGTTTGCCACGGAAATCCTAACTTCAGAAGAATTAGACAGGTTTCCGAATTTTAAGACGAACTTTTTTTGGTTTTTGGAAAATCGAAAAGAAATATCGGAAGAGTGTGTAACTGAAATTCACAGTAGCGAAAAAAGAGAATTCCTTTTGACTACGGTAAACCAAAGGCAGCTTTCAAGACTACTCCATAAGGTTGGGCATAAAAATGAATTTAAAAGTGATTTTGGTCTTAGAAGTCTTTCCAAATTCCATGAACTGAATCCATTTATTCATGGTGGAGAAAAAATCGGTTATGAACCTGGGGTATCTCATATAATGCTCAAAGGTGGGAACTCCAATTGGAGGGGACCTGTTTGGTTTCCTACCAGTTTTATGATGATCGAATCTTTAAAAAAGTTGAGCCATTTTTATGAGGATAAACTGAAAATACCGATTCATGGAGAAGAAAAAACGTTATACGAAATCGCAAAAGATTTGTCCGATAGTTTAATTAATATATTTAAAACAAACCCTGAAGGAAAAAGAGCGGTATTCGGAAATTCAAAAAAATTTCAAGAGGATGTTCATTTTAAGGATTATATTTTGTTTTATGAATATTTTCACGCAGAGACAGGTCAAGGTTTAGGTGCAAGCCACCAAACTGGATGGACAGGTCTTATTGCATCCATTATTGACGAGTGGAGAAAATAA
- a CDS encoding Hsp33 family molecular chaperone HslO: MKEILNRIENVLGVRSEVLEEGSPKFHCGCSIEKIKDVVVSMGKDEANSILKEKGSIEFTCEFCKKVYSLNSDEVNLLF, translated from the coding sequence GTGAAAGAAATTTTGAATAGGATTGAAAATGTGTTGGGTGTGCGATCTGAAGTTTTAGAAGAGGGATCCCCTAAATTTCATTGTGGGTGCAGTATAGAAAAAATCAAAGATGTGGTAGTCTCTATGGGGAAGGATGAAGCAAATTCTATTTTAAAAGAAAAGGGAAGTATCGAGTTTACGTGCGAGTTCTGCAAAAAAGTGTATAGTTTGAATTCGGACGAAGTGAATCTATTATTTTAG
- a CDS encoding Hsp33 family molecular chaperone HslO, translating to MNAIQNKDSYIVGIFSRYNFRFLITDCSNSVIEAVRRHKLEGSSLILAAKTMIGSFFLAGMVKEDTVVSIQLEGDGEIERVIGYSNRVGLMRVLAKNTSVNSNSNDPTFGIGTGIFRVTRWGGVKKLHQSLTKLEKKSFESNLLDHIQESDQITSFLSIHIDALGEMVYAKGMILYALPGTELFLIEELFEKLNNI from the coding sequence ATGAACGCTATTCAAAACAAAGATTCTTATATTGTAGGTATTTTTTCAAGGTACAATTTTCGATTTTTAATAACAGATTGCAGTAATTCTGTAATAGAGGCAGTAAGAAGACATAAATTGGAAGGCTCTTCACTTATTTTAGCTGCAAAAACTATGATAGGCTCGTTTTTTTTGGCAGGAATGGTCAAGGAAGACACTGTGGTGAGTATTCAATTAGAAGGAGACGGTGAAATTGAAAGAGTAATTGGCTACAGCAACAGGGTAGGACTTATGAGAGTTCTAGCAAAAAATACTTCCGTAAACTCCAACTCTAATGACCCAACCTTCGGAATCGGAACAGGAATTTTTCGAGTTACCCGTTGGGGTGGAGTAAAAAAACTACACCAGTCCTTGACTAAGTTAGAAAAGAAAAGTTTTGAGTCAAATCTACTTGACCATATCCAAGAGTCAGATCAAATTACATCCTTTTTATCAATACATATAGATGCGTTAGGCGAAATGGTTTATGCCAAAGGAATGATACTCTATGCACTTCCCGGAACGGAGTTATTTCTAATCGAGGAATTATTCGAAAAGTTGAATAATATATAA
- a CDS encoding beta-galactosidase — MIFGADYYPEQWTAKDWDEDILIMQNMGISSVRLGEFSWALIEPKEGKYDFSFFDKIIDKFKKRDMTVILGTPTATFPPWLFKKFPKIVQVSKDGVERVIGTRRQACFSSKEYLHAVENIVTEMAIHYGDNKTVIGWQIDNEPGHEGSDLSYSKTSAKNFRKWLEEKYGKISKLNDAWGNIFWGVLYNDFDEIPLPGNYVSSNFNPSMIQDFYRFNSEMLVNFIHLQAKILKKYTKNQFLTTNLFPSPFLAITDMAKLASKLDFISWDNYPVWGPQSEPFPHPFVSAMLEYARGLKNQNFTVMEQFSGIQGHDTLGYLPPPGQVGLWLMQSIAHGANKIYFFRFRTARFGQEQLCYGILDHDKSLTLRYKELKDTIQKIKIYAEDFIDEDVHAEVAVVHDIENARNFKHQPLSEGLKFSPVPFAQLGYDVEIATWFSGFNILNVNTHLIPANYSDLYQYKILALPLYSIVSEKFYEKIEDFVSNGGILILGYRSGIKDENLWMRDEIPPGKFKEMAGVEVRRFESVGNSKVKIKFKFLSGEVSKICEIVEPKTAKVIARYSDKNKFYTGSPVITVNSFGKGKVYYLGSSLSPETFVKFYYSVLKKSGLKPSYKGRYIEEVYRIGNENDYRILMNHSNKTRWTGFTRLKPFEFKIIPLRHKN; from the coding sequence TTGATATTTGGAGCCGATTACTACCCCGAACAATGGACTGCAAAAGACTGGGACGAGGATATTCTTATTATGCAAAATATGGGAATCTCTTCAGTGCGACTTGGAGAATTCTCATGGGCACTTATTGAACCAAAAGAAGGCAAATACGATTTTTCTTTTTTTGATAAAATTATAGATAAGTTCAAAAAAAGAGATATGACTGTAATACTCGGCACACCTACAGCAACATTCCCTCCTTGGTTATTCAAAAAATTTCCAAAAATAGTGCAAGTCTCTAAAGACGGAGTAGAAAGAGTAATCGGCACTCGAAGACAAGCGTGTTTTTCTTCCAAAGAATATTTACATGCAGTGGAAAATATTGTAACAGAAATGGCAATTCATTATGGAGATAACAAAACTGTAATCGGTTGGCAAATCGACAACGAACCCGGACACGAAGGCTCTGATCTTTCTTACTCAAAGACAAGTGCAAAAAATTTCAGAAAATGGTTAGAAGAAAAGTACGGTAAAATTTCTAAACTAAACGATGCTTGGGGAAATATTTTTTGGGGAGTGCTATACAATGATTTTGATGAAATCCCTCTGCCTGGAAATTATGTTTCGAGTAACTTCAATCCAAGTATGATCCAAGATTTTTACAGATTCAATTCAGAAATGCTTGTAAATTTTATCCACCTTCAAGCAAAAATTTTAAAAAAATATACCAAAAATCAATTCCTTACCACAAATCTTTTTCCAAGTCCGTTTTTAGCCATTACGGACATGGCAAAGCTCGCATCAAAGTTGGATTTTATTTCTTGGGACAATTACCCTGTTTGGGGGCCTCAGTCTGAGCCTTTTCCTCATCCGTTTGTATCTGCAATGTTAGAATACGCTCGTGGTTTGAAAAATCAAAACTTCACTGTGATGGAGCAATTTTCAGGAATCCAAGGACACGATACGTTAGGGTACTTACCTCCACCCGGTCAAGTGGGTCTTTGGCTTATGCAGTCTATTGCTCATGGTGCAAATAAAATTTATTTTTTTAGATTCAGAACTGCAAGATTTGGCCAAGAGCAGCTTTGTTACGGAATCTTGGACCACGACAAAAGCCTCACTCTTCGTTATAAAGAGCTAAAAGACACAATTCAAAAAATTAAAATCTATGCAGAAGATTTTATAGACGAAGATGTGCACGCTGAAGTTGCTGTTGTACACGATATTGAAAATGCAAGAAATTTCAAACACCAACCACTTTCTGAAGGGTTAAAATTTTCTCCTGTTCCTTTTGCTCAGTTAGGGTATGACGTAGAAATAGCAACTTGGTTTTCCGGGTTTAATATTTTAAACGTAAACACACACCTAATCCCTGCAAATTATTCCGATCTATATCAATATAAAATTTTAGCACTACCACTGTATTCCATTGTTTCAGAAAAGTTTTATGAAAAAATTGAAGACTTTGTATCGAATGGTGGAATTCTAATCCTTGGATATAGGAGCGGTATTAAAGACGAAAACCTGTGGATGAGAGACGAAATACCTCCCGGTAAATTTAAAGAAATGGCCGGGGTAGAGGTCAGAAGATTTGAATCAGTAGGAAATTCTAAAGTTAAGATAAAATTCAAATTCCTAAGTGGTGAGGTTTCAAAAATTTGTGAGATCGTTGAGCCAAAAACTGCGAAAGTAATAGCAAGATATTCTGATAAAAATAAATTTTATACAGGCTCACCCGTGATCACAGTGAATTCATTCGGTAAAGGGAAAGTTTATTATTTAGGCTCTTCACTTAGCCCTGAAACTTTTGTAAAATTTTATTACTCTGTTCTAAAAAAATCCGGGTTAAAACCATCGTATAAAGGAAGATATATAGAAGAAGTTTATAGGATCGGGAATGAAAACGATTACAGGATTCTGATGAATCACTCTAATAAAACAAGATGGACTGGCTTTACAAGACTAAAACCTTTTGAATTTAAAATCATTCCTTTGAGGCATAAAAATTGA
- a CDS encoding DUF1564 family protein translates to MNPEYKMRTQSSLLIPEKYIDEFDTRTENISREDYLHELLVRYRNVLLWNTFEKTDSVKTQYQEEGQNLQKKNFYPENSDWIELGQFALVLGISRTALFTLLLLLDVAGWDIIIPAKFYDYGVPPKVSTIAVGVYLSKRKTVRYNRLIRHKPR, encoded by the coding sequence ATGAACCCGGAATATAAAATGCGAACACAATCGAGTCTGCTTATTCCAGAAAAGTATATTGATGAGTTTGACACAAGGACTGAAAATATTTCGAGAGAAGACTATTTGCATGAGTTACTTGTAAGGTATAGAAATGTACTTTTGTGGAATACGTTTGAGAAGACAGACTCCGTGAAAACGCAGTATCAAGAAGAAGGCCAAAATTTACAGAAGAAAAATTTCTATCCAGAAAATAGTGATTGGATCGAATTGGGTCAGTTTGCGTTAGTGTTAGGTATTAGTAGGACGGCTTTATTTACCCTTCTTCTATTGCTTGATGTTGCCGGATGGGACATAATCATACCAGCAAAGTTCTATGACTATGGAGTTCCACCAAAAGTGAGTACGATTGCGGTAGGAGTTTATCTCTCCAAAAGAAAAACTGTCCGATACAATAGATTGATACGACATAAGCCGAGATAA
- a CDS encoding acetyl-CoA hydrolase/transferase family protein, which produces MNYKNWKDKAKNPDEIMKPLKSGDKIFVHGASATPTPLLELMVKRKDLENVHLYHLHLAGNIPFAEPEFKNQFYSTSLFTGASLRKPIEEGRADFMPIFLSDIPGLFTSGSVPLDVALLQLSPPDSHGMCSLGTSIDAAKAAADSAKIIIAEINEDMPRTHGNSVIPFESIHSFIYTKRAVIEHPVESETEIEAQIGQIVADLIEDRSTLQMGIGGIPDAVLSRLKNKRDLGIHTEMFSDRVVDLYESGAITNKYKNVHSGRIVTSFVAGTKKLFDFVNDNPVVEFHPCDRTNDTQLIRKNDKVVAINSAIQIDLTGQVCADSMGHKIFSGIGGQMDFIRGAALSKGGKAIIALPSTAAKGKVSRITTELNPGAGVVTTRGHVHWIVTEYGAVNLHGKTLKERAKALISISHPDFKKDLESKVCEIRHFVF; this is translated from the coding sequence ATGAATTATAAAAACTGGAAAGATAAAGCAAAAAACCCTGATGAAATAATGAAACCTCTAAAGAGTGGAGATAAAATTTTTGTCCATGGTGCGTCAGCAACCCCAACGCCGCTACTTGAGTTAATGGTAAAAAGAAAAGATTTGGAAAACGTACATTTATACCATTTACATTTAGCCGGAAATATTCCATTTGCAGAGCCTGAGTTTAAAAATCAGTTTTATTCTACTTCTTTATTTACTGGTGCTTCTCTTCGTAAACCGATAGAAGAGGGCAGGGCTGACTTTATGCCGATTTTTCTTTCTGATATTCCGGGTTTATTTACCTCCGGTAGTGTGCCCCTTGATGTAGCTCTGTTGCAATTATCTCCCCCGGATTCTCACGGCATGTGCTCCCTTGGTACTTCTATTGACGCTGCAAAGGCAGCAGCTGACTCTGCAAAAATTATAATTGCAGAAATCAATGAGGATATGCCGAGGACTCACGGAAATTCTGTAATTCCATTTGAGAGTATTCATTCTTTCATTTATACGAAAAGAGCTGTTATAGAGCACCCGGTCGAGTCGGAGACTGAGATAGAAGCACAAATCGGACAAATTGTGGCTGATCTAATCGAAGATCGTTCTACTCTACAAATGGGAATTGGTGGAATTCCAGACGCTGTTTTATCTCGATTAAAAAATAAAAGAGACCTTGGAATCCATACTGAAATGTTTTCTGATAGAGTAGTTGATTTGTATGAATCAGGTGCAATCACCAATAAATACAAAAACGTGCATTCAGGAAGAATTGTAACTAGCTTTGTTGCCGGAACGAAAAAGCTATTTGATTTTGTAAACGATAACCCTGTTGTAGAATTTCACCCTTGTGATAGGACAAACGATACCCAACTGATTAGAAAAAATGATAAGGTTGTTGCAATTAATTCTGCGATCCAAATTGACCTAACAGGTCAAGTCTGTGCTGATTCTATGGGGCATAAAATTTTTTCGGGGATAGGTGGACAAATGGACTTTATCAGAGGAGCAGCTCTTTCTAAAGGCGGGAAGGCTATTATTGCACTTCCAAGCACTGCTGCAAAAGGGAAAGTTTCCAGAATTACAACTGAGTTAAATCCTGGTGCAGGGGTAGTTACTACACGGGGACACGTTCATTGGATTGTTACAGAATACGGTGCGGTTAACCTTCATGGTAAAACTCTTAAAGAAAGAGCCAAGGCTCTAATCTCAATTTCTCATCCTGATTTCAAGAAAGACTTGGAATCAAAGGTTTGCGAGATTAGGCATTTTGTTTTTTAA